The segment ctgaaatgggaactttgctttttttttctgatatttATGCTTACATTATCGAAACCTGTATATCTTATCGGATCCGACTAGCAAAAGcctgttttaaaaatacattaataatatgTTTTATTATATGTAACAACtaactatgttttttttaaataattgatcATTTCATCAAACAAGAAAAGTTGCTTTATTATACTTGATATATTTTCAGCTGATAGTCAAACTACAAAGTTTCTATAATAGCATTATGCAACACTGTGTACATGTTGGTCTTGCAAAGAACATTTCTAAATTTGAAGACACTCCATATATATTTTCGGTCAGAATGATTGTCCAAATCATTAATGCAACGAACTTTCTAAGAAGGCAATTCGAATCACATTTTATTACTGAAATATTACTAAAAGAATTACTTTTAGAGGgtacctatataaatataacattaaAACCTTTTGTTATAATGAGATTGACATGTTTTGAGAATACTATGACGATTTTTAACTTTACAACTTTTGTGGATACTGAAAATCTGTGCACTGAAAACTTTACTAATGTAGATATTGTGACTTGTTTTGAGAGTGACATGAAGAATATAGTTTACATAAACGAGCTAACGTCATGCAGTTATGTGCGTTTGAACACAACACAATATCAGGTGGTTGTTGACGAGAAAGCAGTTCCCCCTAacgtaacaataacaatagactTTAAAGTCACTAAGATAAAAATAACAGAGAATAGAGATTTGATCATGGTGAATGTGGATACAAATGAAAATCTTGATGTGTGCGTTGCCCTGTTGGATAGGAAATTAAAAGAAGTGAAAGACACTGCGAGACTTGCAGACCATTGCAAGGAAACTCTTTGTATGGttgaaaacatcttaacctTGCTCTGTTTTCTCATCTCAATTGTATGTCTACTACTGACCTTGTTGACATACTGCATGTTTCCGGTCTTGAGAACAAATGCTGGTGTAAACAACATGTTTCTCAGCTTTAGTCTTCTCTCGGCACAAGTCTCTCTGATGATTAGCGCTTACACGtaagtttaatttaaacaatatttacctttacctatcccttatcTGTTGGGCCACCATTctagatttgtcgaccgtctttatCCTTTCCTCTCTGtgtttt is part of the Biomphalaria glabrata chromosome 2, xgBioGlab47.1, whole genome shotgun sequence genome and harbors:
- the LOC129924384 gene encoding adhesion G protein-coupled receptor E2-like, encoding MTIFNFTTFVDTENLCTENFTNVDIVTCFESDMKNIVYINELTSCSYVRLNTTQYQVVVDEKAVPPNVTITIDFKVTKIKITENRDLIMVNVDTNENLDVCVALLDRKLKEVKDTARLADHCKETLCMVENILTLLCFLISIVCLLLTLLTYCMFPVLRTNAGVNNMFLSFSLLSAQVSLMISAYTSAPSILCKLIGVMTHFLWLWNFSWNFICSFNMVRVFTVSMGMNNQRDMTHGTWKWLSGSFILPVLVVSAVLTYNHFTSQGREFGYGNEQCYIDSPLLIGITVAAPLFVITLINVSFFLVAVYKIYSVRRLQSDFLPSTAPDFTMTIYIKLSTVTGMFWIVAVLAEFSDNKIFG